From one Lycium barbarum isolate Lr01 chromosome 6, ASM1917538v2, whole genome shotgun sequence genomic stretch:
- the LOC132599509 gene encoding uncharacterized protein LOC132599509 — MKMVYGLMKRRILSDAKDELWINYCGMPVCFGFKEFAIVTDLRCHPCELPTVVLNKPAQTSKTAKEAKKVGKGGKNKSETDLVELVGKSYKGDKLLVDLQYKTMSKKHKQSLCLVWFVHCVLMAKDTSLNIPLGLLKLAEDYETFNNHGWGRESFKLTVDYLSKELKPTMKTVNLYGFPWAFMAWAFEVIPHLRQQVKDYPSEVSFPRMLRWLTAKSNTRLSVDLFNPPLEEVVHPWIVPTVRELEMSFLASFKPLQSVPDKMIEGMKLELAGVTAIKRESVVVDVGGGGVFAGGQPAVDDVAVEITGEKIIDDGRQTPIGGVVGGQTSIGGDVGGQTPIYGDVSCGGFGGRFFFVSADTSKCACECTYSKRQMDDLINNVEELVKAQKNTNSALQSLLSKRGVNPSKKLTSPYTPIRIRMKGKAISKALADVRSRKYSTPHKAAVVVDLKKVNVYKHANAQKMKKLEKFVNAKKSKGTMYSLHEFKADDFRIMTSMEDWWLASYVNEIMLLMRVRQSTFIEHYASTDIILDLNFYNIMLKRYTELLDESTQSETIPFNQMLDDFIWDDDVIAYCRGTAPAKGGREWVGAKRVLTMMNINVRQFVTLEFIIEEGVINVYDCNVPKIQEDEFFIHIQPIIELWQKLLKQSDMFERLPEKLLNEVWKFVLKENLPRNETSMACGSYSLAFIEHLLTGTNMIKPETLLCDNSVARMQWRWAVGVIDKVLEP, encoded by the exons atgaaaatggtataTGGGCTTATGAAGCGTAGAATTCTTTCGGATGCAAAGGATGAGCTTTGGATTAATTACTGTGGCATGCCGGTGTGCTTTGGATTTAAAGAGTTTGCCATAGTTACTGACCTTAGATGTCATCCTTGTGAGCTTCCTACTGTTGTATTGAATAAGCCAGCCCAGACTAGCAAGACAGCCAAAGAAGCCAAGAAAGTAGGAAAGGGTGGAAAAAATAAGAGTGAAACTGATTTGGTGGAGTTAGTTGGAAAAAGCTACAAAGGAGATAAGCTGCTTGTAGATTTGCAATACAAAACCATGTCAAAAAAGCATAAGCAGTCCTTGTGTTTAGTTTGGTTTGTTCACTGTGTTCTTATGGCAAAAGATACAAGTCTGAACATACCACTTGGTTTGCTTAAACTTGCGGAGGACTATGAGACATTCAACAACCATGGATGGGGCCGGGAAAGCTTCAAGTTGACTGTTGACTATTTATCGAAAGAGCTTAAGCCAACAATGAAGACAGTCAATttatatggcttcccttgggctttcatg gcttgggcatttgaagtcATTCCTCACCTCCGACAACAAGTGAAGGACTACCCTTCAGAAGTGTCTTTTCCAAGAATGCTTAGATGGCTGACTGCAAAGAGCAACACAAGATTGAGTGTTGATCTTTTTAACCCTCCTTTGGAAGAG GTTGTGCACCCGTGGATTGTCCCGACAGTACGGGAGTTGGAGATGTCATTCCTTGCTTCCTTTAAGCCCTTACAATCTGTTCCTGATAAAATGATTGAGGGGATGAAATTAGAATTGGctggagtgacagccatcaaAAGGGAATCAGTTGTGGTagatgttggtggtggtggtgttttTGCTGGTGGTCAACCTGCTGTTGATGACGTTGCGGTAGAAATTACCGGTGAAAAAATAATAGATGATGGTAGACAAACTCCAATTGGTGGTGTTGTTGGTGGACAAACTTCAATTGGTGGTGATGTCGGTGGACAAACTCCAATTTATGGAGATGTTAGTTGTGGCGGATTTGGTGGTAGATTTTTCTTTGTTAGTGCCGACACATCGAAATGTGCTTGTGAATGCACCTATAGCAAGCGGCAAATGGATGATCTGATAAATAATGTTGAGGAGTTGGTGAAGGCACAAAAAAACACAAATTCTGCTTTACAGAGTTTGTTATCCAAGAGGGGTGTCAATCCATCCAAGAAGCTGACCTCACCCTATACTCCTATTCGCATTCGCATGAAGGGAAAAGCAATTTCCAAGGCACTTGCCGATGTTAGGTCAAGGAAATATTCTACACCCCACAAGGCAgctgttgttgttgatcttaAAAAGGTAAATGTGTATAAGCATGCAAATGCTCAAAAAATGAAAAAGCTTGAAAAATTCGTCAATGCTAAGAAGAGCAAGGGTACGATGTATTCATTGCATGAATTTAAGGCGGATGACTTCAGGATAATGACAAGCATGGAAGATTGGTGGCTAGCCAGT TATGTTAATGAAATTATGCTCTTAATGCGTGTGAGGCAAAGCACTTTCATTGAGCACTATGCTTCCACAGATATAATCTTGGATCTCAACTTCTACAATATCATGCTCAAGCGATACACAGAGTTGTTGGATGAAAGCACACAGTCGGAAACTATTCCATTCAATCAAATGCTTGATGATTTTATATGGGATGATGATGTTATCGCTTACTGTAGAGGTACTGCACCAGCCAAAGGTGGTCGCGAGTGGGTTGGTGCCAAAAGGGTGCTTACTATGATGAACATAAATGTCAGACAGTTTGTCACCCTTGAATTCATAATTGAGGAGGGGGTGATAAATGTTTATGACTGCAACGTCCCAAAAATCCAAGAAGATGAGTTCTTCATCCACATCCAGCCAATCATTGAATTATGGCAGAAACTACTGAAGCAGAGTGACATGTTTGAACGCTTGCCTGAAAAGCTGCTCAACGAAGTTTGGAAATTTGTGCTGAAGGAGAATCTCCCCCGCAATGAAACTTCAATGGCATGCGGATCGTATTCACTTGCTTTTATTGAGCATTTGCTTACCGGCACTAACATGATAAAGCCTGAGACTCTATTGTGCGACAACTCAGTGGCGAGGATGCAGTGGCGGTGGGCAGTGGGTGTGATAGATAAAGTTTTGGAGCCTTGA